From Aythya fuligula isolate bAytFul2 chromosome 32, bAytFul2.pri, whole genome shotgun sequence, a single genomic window includes:
- the LIG1 gene encoding DNA ligase 1, with translation MVAMGVVMQMKDAAGPMAVGDSTVGGVWGHPWVLGVPVVPPLPPPTLWCPRSPPPLDPSQYDPAKSGYHPLRDACWGHGQSVPYLAVARTFERIEEASARLKIIETLSNFLRSVLALSPGELLPCLRLCLNRPGAASEGLELGIGESLLTRALAQATGRQLAQIRSEAQDKGDLGLVAESSRCTQRTVLAPAPLSAAGVLGKLREMATMSGNASSSKKIGIIKGLFVACRHSEARYLVRSLSGKLRIGLAEQSVLTALAHAVALTPPGQGWPPAVLDAGQGMAPEARRAWLEEQSRILKQTFCELPDYAAIVPVLLEHGLEKLPQHCGITPGVPLKPMLAQPARGVGELLKRFEEAAFTCEYKYDGERAQIHVLESGAVFIYSRNQENTTAKYPDLVDRIPKVLKPGVRSCILDAEAVAWDRTTRQIQPFQVLMTRKRKDVDAAAIKVQVCLYAFDLLYLNGEPLVRQPLSARRKLLRESFEEVEGEFVFATSADTRSAEEVSEFLDKAIKASCEGLMVKTLEVDATYEIAKRSHKWLKLKKDYLDGLGDTLDLVVIGAYLGKGKRAGIYGGFLLACYDEESEEYQSICKIGTGFTEESLEKHYGFLKEHVLAQPRPYYRWDSGAAPDRWLAAVQVWEVKCGDLSISPVYRAAVGLVDEEKGISLRFPRFLRVREDKKPEEATSSTQVAELYKKQQQIQNQQQAEKGEDEEFY, from the exons GTGGGTGACAGCACAGttgggggggtgtgggggcacccatgggtgctgggggtcccCGTCGTGCcaccgctgcccccccccaccctgtggtgtccccgcagccccccgccgctGGACCCGTCCCAGTACGACCCCGCCAAGAGCGGGTACCACCCGCTGCGGGACGCCTGCTGGGGGCATGGGCaaag TGTCCCCTACCTGGCGGTGGCTCGCACCTTCGAGCGCATCGAGGAAGCCTCAGCCCG gCTGAAGATCATCGAGACCCTCAGCAACTTCCTGCGCTCGGTGCTGGCCCTGTCCCCGGGggagctcctgccctgcctgcgccTCTGCCTCAACCGCCCGGGGGCCGCCTCcgaggggctggagctgggcatcGGCGAGAGCCTCCTGACCCGCGCCCTCGCCCAGGCCACCG GCCGGCAGCTGGCGCAGATCCGCAGCGAGGCGCAGGACAAGGGGGACCTGGGGCTGGTGGCGGAGAGCAGCCGCTGCACCCAGCGCACCGTGCTGGCTCCCGCCCCGCTCAGTGCTGCTGGCGTGCTGGGCAAGCTGCGGGAGATGGCCACCATGTCGGGCAACGCT TCGTCCAGCAAGAAGATCGGCATCATCAAGGGGCTCTTCGTCGCCTGCCGGCACTCGGAGGCACGCTACCTCGTCCG GTCGCTCAGCGGGAAGCTGCGCATCGGGCTGGCCGAGCAGTCGGTGCTCACCGCCCTGGCGCACGCCGTGGCGCTCACCCCCCCGGGGCAAG GGTGGCCGCCGGCTGTGCTGGACGCTGGGCAGGGCATGGCCCCCGAGGCACGCAGGGCatggctggaggagcagagccgCATCCTCAAGCAGACCTTCTG CGAGCTGCCTGACTACGCTGCCATCGTCccggtgctgctggagcacggGCTGGAGAAGCTGCCCCAGCACTGCGGCATCACCCCAG gTGTCCCCCTGAAGCCAATGCTGGCCCAGCCTGCCCGTGGCGTAGGGGAGCTGCTGAAGCGCTTTGAGGAGGCAGCGTTCACCTGCGAGTATAAATATGACGGCGAGCGAGCCCAG aTCCACGTCCTGGAGAGCGGGGCCGTCTTCATCTACAGCCGCAACCAGGAGAACACCACCGCCAAGTACCCCGACCTCGTGGACCGCATCCCCAAG GTGCTGAAGCCCGGTGTGCGCTCCTGCATCCTGGATGCAGAGGCCGTGGCGTGGGATCGGACCACGAGGCAGATCCAGCCCTTCCAGGTGCTGATGAcgaggaagaggaag GACGTGGACGCCGCTGCCATCAAGGTGCAGGTCTGCCTCTACGCCTTCGACCTGCTCTACCTCAACGGGGAG cccctggtgcGTCAGCCCCTGTCTGCGCGGCGCAAGCTCCTGCGGGAGTCCTTTGAGGAGGTGGAGGGCGAGTTCGTCTTCGCCACCTCCGCCGACACCCGCAGCGCCGAGGAGGTCTCGGAGTTCCTCGACAAGGCCATCAAGG cctcctgcGAGGGCCTCATGGTGAAGACCCTGGAGGTGGACGCCACCTACGAGATCGCCAAGCGGTCGCACAAGTGGTTGAAG ctGAAGAAGGACTACCTGGACGGGCTTGGGGACACGCTGGACCTGGTGGTCATCGGCGCCTACCTGGGCAAGGGCAAGCGTGCAGGCATCTACGGGGGCTTCCTGCTGGCCTGCTACGACGAGGAGAGCGAGGAGTACCAGAGCATCTGCAAG ATTGGCACCGGTTTCACAGAGGAGAGCCTGGAGAAGCACTACGGCTTCCTCAAG GAGCACGTGCTGGCCCAGCCGCGTCCCTACTACCGCTGGGACAGCGGGGCGGCCCCCGACCGCTGGCTGGCGGCGGTGCAGGTCTGGGAGGTGAAGTGCGGGGACCTCTCCATCTCCCCCGTCTATAGGGCAGCCGTGGGGCTG GTGGATGAGGAGAAGGGCATCTCGCTGCGCTTCCCCCGGTTCCTTCGCGTGAGGGAGGACAAGAAGCCCGAGgaggccaccagcagcacccag GTGGCCGAGCTgtacaagaagcagcagcagatccagaaccagcagcaggcagagaaaggGGAGGACGAGGAGTTTTACTGA